The genomic interval GCGGGAAGATCTCCTGCATCCGCTCGACCATCCAGTACGACGACGCCGGGGTGGTGTCGGACGGCTTCAGGACCACGGTGTTGCCGGCTGCCAGCGCCGGGGCGAACTTCCAGACCGACATCATCATCGGGTAGTTCCAGGGCGCGACCTGCGCGACCGGGCCGATCGGTTCGCGGCGGATCGACGAGGTGAAGCCGCGCATGTACTCACCGGCCGACTTGCCCTCCAGCACTCGGGCGGCGCCGGCGAAGAAGCGGATCTGGTCGACCATCGGCGGGATCTCCTCCGACCGGGTCAGCGCCACCGGCTTGCCGGTGTTCTCGCTCTCGATCGCGATCAGTTCCTCGGCGCCGGCCTCGATCACGTCGGCGAGCTTCAGCAGCGCGTGCTGCCGCTCGCTCGGTGTCGACCAGCGCCAGGTCTCGAACGCGGTCGCCGCGGCCCGGAAGGCCTGGTCGACGTCGTGCTCGTCCGAGTTCGGCGCGGCGGCGTACACCTCGCCGGTGGACGGGTTGACGATGTCCATCATCGCCCCCGACGACGACGCCTGGACCTTCCCGTCGATGACGTTGGAGAACAGCTTCTTGTCCGGCATCAGACCCACCCCTTTGCAGCAGACGATCCGTCCCCCGCTTCCTCAATCTAGGCTCACCCACTGACGAGGAGAAGGCCGTGACCACCACCATGGCGACCCATCCGCTCGAGCCGCTGGATGAGCACGAGTTCCGGCAGACGGCCGCGATCCTGCGCCGGGACGAGGAGCTCGGCGGCTCCTGGCGGTTCGCCGGAATCGAGCTGCTCGAGCCGGACAAGGCGGCAGTGCAGGCCTGGCGGCCCGGTGACGCCGTACCGCGAACCGCGTTCGCCGTGCTGTGGAACCGGGCCGACAACCAGACCTGGGAAGCCGTCGTCGACCTGACCGGCGACCGGGTGGTGTCCTGGACGCACGTCCCCGGCGTGACGCCGAACTTCACCACCGACGAGTATCACGAGGTCGACGAGGCGATGCGGGCCCACCCGGACGTGATCGCCGCCCTGGCCGACCGCGGCATCACCGACCTGTCCCTGGTGCTGATCGAGGTCTGGACGTACGGGAAGGCGCTGATGCCGGAGAAGTACCGCGACCGCAGGCTCGGGTGGTGCGACATCTGGTACCGCGAAACCCCCGAGAGCAACGCGTACGCGCACCCGGTCTCCGGCCTCAAGGTCGTCGTCGACATGAACACGCTCGAGCTGCTCGAGCTGGAGAACGACCATGACCACGGCCAGCCCGACGTCAACGCGGAGTACGCCCCCGGACCGTGGACCGGGACGCTGCGCACCGACCTGAAGCCGCTGGAGATCACCCAGCCCGACGGTGTCTCGTTCACCCTCGACGGCACCGAACTGCGGTGGCAGAACTGGACGCTGCGGCTCGGCTTCAACCACCGCGAGGGCCCGGTGATCTACCAGGTCGGGTACGGCGGCCGCGACATGGCCTACCGGATGTCGTTCGCCGAGCTGATGGTCCCGTACCGCGACGCCTCGTTCGACCACTACCGGCGGACGGCGTTCGACATCGGTGAATGGGGTCTCGGGTTCATGACCACGTCGCTCGAGCTGGGGTGCGACTGTCTCGGCGAGATCCGTTACCTGGACGCCGTACTGCACGACACCCGCGGCGAGCCGTACACGATCAAGAACGCGATCTGTCTGCACGAGGAGGACAACGCCGTCCTGTGGAAGCACGTCGACCACACCAACGGCGCCGAGATCCGCCGGATGCGCCGGATGGTCGTGTCCTGCCACGTCACGGTCGCGAACTACGAGTACCTCGTGTACTGGCGCTTCTACCAGGACGGCAACATCGAGTGCGAGGTCCGGGCCACCGGTCTGATGGTGACGACCCCGTTCGCCGGTCCCCCGCCGCAGACCGGGACCGTGGTCGACCAGCAGACGTACGCGCCCTTCCATCAGCATTTCCTGGTCGCCCGGCTCGACCTCGACGTGGACGGCGACGGCAACACGGCGTACGAGGTCGACTCGCGGGCGCTGCCCGTCTCGGACAGCAACCCGTACGGACTGGCTGTGGTCACCGACGCGACGCCGATCCGCACCGAGTCCGAGGCCGCCCGCGACTTCAATTGGTCGACCCAACGATCCTGGAAAGTGGCGAACCCGAACCGGGTGAACGCGCTCGGCACGCACCCGGCGTACAAACTCGTCCCGAGCGCGTCGATCCCGCCGCTGATGGATCCCGGCACGCCCCAGTTCCTGCGCGCTCCGGTGATCGGCCACACCCTCTGGGTCACCCGCCACCACGAGGAGGAACGCTGGCCGGCCGGCGACTACCCCACGCAATCCACCACCGACGACGGGATGAGCCGCTGGATCGCCGACGACGAGTCGCTGGAGAACACCGACATCGTGCTGTGGTACGTCTTCGGCATCCACCACATCACCCGGGTCGAGGACTGGCCCGTGATGCCCGCCGACACGATCTCGTTCTGGCTGAAGCCGTTCGGGTTCTTCGACCAGAACCCCTCGATCGACGTCCCACCCTCGGTCAAGGCCGACGGTGAGGTCTGCGAGCACCACCCGGGGTGAGCGTCAGCGAGGGTTCGTGTTCGGCTTGGGCGGCGTCGGTTTCGTGCCCGGCTTCTTCTCCGAGTCCGGCGGCTTCGGGTTGGGGTCGCCGATGAGTTTCTTCGGTGGGTTGACGAAACGTTCGACCGGGAGACCGCGGAGGCTGCCCTGCATGGCGGACTCCCACAGCGGGCCGGCGGTGCCGGAGCCGGTCGGGTCGGCGATGTCCTGCCCGTTCAGGGTGTGGTGGAACATCAGGTTCGTGTACGGCAGGTTCGCGTCCGCGACGACCGCCGCGGCGGCGAGGTTCGGGGTGTAGCCGGCGAACCAGACGGCCAGGTTCTGCTGGATGGTGCCGGTCTTGCCGGCCATGTCGCGGGTGCCGAACCGCAACTTGCCACCGGTGCCGCCCGGCATCATCACCGCGCTGAGGACCCGGTTGACCCCGTCGGCCACCGCGCGCGGCAGCACCTGCTTGCAGGCGAAGCCGGGGCCGGGGATCGGCTTGCCGCCTTCGTCGCGGATCGACGTGACGACCAGCGGCTCGCAGTACTTCCCCCGCGCCGCGAACGTCGCGTACGCGTTCGACAGCATCAGCGGGGTCACGTACCCGACGCCCAGCGTCATCGACGCCACCTGGTCGAGCGGCTCGCCGGTCTGCGCGTTGTACATCCCGAGCCTGGCCGCGATCTTCGCGATCGGGCACAGCCCGGTCCGCTGCGACAGCTGCAGGAAGTACGTGTTGGTCGAGAACCTGGCCGCCTCGACCATGGTCAGGTCACCGCTGTGCGTGGAGTTCCTCGGCTGGTACTTCGGATCGCGGGTGAACCCGGTACAGGTCGTGAACTTCTTGTTCCGCAGGTCGATCTGCTCCGGCGAGTTGATCCGGTAGTCCATCGGGATGCCCTTCGACAGGGCCGCCGCGATCGTGAACGCCTTCATCGTGGAGCCGTTCTGGAACCCGCCGAACCCGCCGGCGTACGACTTCTCCACGTTGTAGTTGTAGTTCGTGTGGTTGCGCCCGTTGCCGTACGGCTTGCTCTGCACCATCGCCTTCACCAGCCCGGTGCCCGGCTCGACCACCGTGATCGCCGCGATCGCGGTGTCGGTGCGCTTGCTGTGCTTGTCGATCGAGGCCTGCGCGGCCGCCTGGATCCGCGGGTCGATCGAGGTCCGGATCAGCAGGCCGCCGGTCTTCAGGTAGTGGTCGCGGTCCTTCACGGTCGCGCCGAGCGCCGGGTTGGCCAGCAGCTTGGAGACCACGTAGTCGCAGTAGAACGGGTACCGCGAGTTGGCGCAGCCGTTCGGCACGGGCTCGACCCGCGCCAGGTCGACG from Kribbella sp. NBC_00709 carries:
- a CDS encoding primary-amine oxidase, producing the protein MTTTMATHPLEPLDEHEFRQTAAILRRDEELGGSWRFAGIELLEPDKAAVQAWRPGDAVPRTAFAVLWNRADNQTWEAVVDLTGDRVVSWTHVPGVTPNFTTDEYHEVDEAMRAHPDVIAALADRGITDLSLVLIEVWTYGKALMPEKYRDRRLGWCDIWYRETPESNAYAHPVSGLKVVVDMNTLELLELENDHDHGQPDVNAEYAPGPWTGTLRTDLKPLEITQPDGVSFTLDGTELRWQNWTLRLGFNHREGPVIYQVGYGGRDMAYRMSFAELMVPYRDASFDHYRRTAFDIGEWGLGFMTTSLELGCDCLGEIRYLDAVLHDTRGEPYTIKNAICLHEEDNAVLWKHVDHTNGAEIRRMRRMVVSCHVTVANYEYLVYWRFYQDGNIECEVRATGLMVTTPFAGPPPQTGTVVDQQTYAPFHQHFLVARLDLDVDGDGNTAYEVDSRALPVSDSNPYGLAVVTDATPIRTESEAARDFNWSTQRSWKVANPNRVNALGTHPAYKLVPSASIPPLMDPGTPQFLRAPVIGHTLWVTRHHEEERWPAGDYPTQSTTDDGMSRWIADDESLENTDIVLWYVFGIHHITRVEDWPVMPADTISFWLKPFGFFDQNPSIDVPPSVKADGEVCEHHPG
- a CDS encoding transglycosylase domain-containing protein; the encoded protein is MRAGRGGRNPARSLMTFIGVSVLSGALAAGLAVPFAGFAGRGSADVAATVQNLPKELEVDPVAVRSRILAADGTLIATLYEQNRVPVPLSTISPIMRKAIVAIEDSRFYDHGALDLKGTLRAMLRNQTEGEVQQGGSSITQQYVKMSLVEKARTAAERAAATAVTYERKLAELRYAVAVEDQLSKDEILERYLNLVNFGDGSYGVQAAAQHYFRTTADKLTLPQAALLAGLVKNPTGYDPTNDLARSKARRDVVIKRMLELGVVTVHQANEALRTPVVDLARVEPVPNGCANSRYPFYCDYVVSKLLANPALGATVKDRDHYLKTGGLLIRTSIDPRIQAAAQASIDKHSKRTDTAIAAITVVEPGTGLVKAMVQSKPYGNGRNHTNYNYNVEKSYAGGFGGFQNGSTMKAFTIAAALSKGIPMDYRINSPEQIDLRNKKFTTCTGFTRDPKYQPRNSTHSGDLTMVEAARFSTNTYFLQLSQRTGLCPIAKIAARLGMYNAQTGEPLDQVASMTLGVGYVTPLMLSNAYATFAARGKYCEPLVVTSIRDEGGKPIPGPGFACKQVLPRAVADGVNRVLSAVMMPGGTGGKLRFGTRDMAGKTGTIQQNLAVWFAGYTPNLAAAAVVADANLPYTNLMFHHTLNGQDIADPTGSGTAGPLWESAMQGSLRGLPVERFVNPPKKLIGDPNPKPPDSEKKPGTKPTPPKPNTNPR